One genomic region from Deltaproteobacteria bacterium encodes:
- a CDS encoding UbiD family decarboxylase has translation TALYSPMLIFSKIAIAVDEDMDITSAEDILYSIGVRMNPQTDTIGIERTLGLPYDISIPDLPGAPPLRVGGKLGIDATKPSLLRKELRTKFERVNPKGWGKVSLKDFI, from the coding sequence ACAGCTCTTTATTCCCCTATGTTAATATTTAGCAAAATTGCCATCGCGGTAGATGAGGACATGGACATTACTAGTGCAGAAGATATCCTTTATTCTATTGGGGTGAGAATGAATCCTCAAACGGATACTATTGGTATTGAGAGAACCCTGGGCTTACCATATGATATTTCAATCCCCGATCTTCCTGGTGCTCCTCCACTAAGGGTGGGGGGGAAATTGGGGATTGATGCCACTAAACCTTCCTTGCTAAGGAAAGAGTTAAGAACAAAATTTGAAAGGGTTAACCCTAAAGGATGGGGAAAAGTATCTTTGAAGGATTTTATCTGA